Part of the Deltaproteobacteria bacterium genome is shown below.
TCAATTTGCCACCAAATTATACCGCCTCATAAAAAAATAAGTTCTCATATGTTTCCCCTGTTAAGACCTCTTTTCTAAAGCCATGGATAGGCCTTTAGAACGAGGGTATCAGGAGTAGATATTTTATGATAAGATGCGGGCCGTGTTGGAAATCATTAACGTTGAAAAAACTGGAAGGAGCGCCATCAATGCCTTCATCTATTCAAAGGGCACTTATGATCTTTTTTTCCATTCCCTGAGGAGCTTGCGTGCTTTACGTTTGGCCCCCGTGAGGCAGGTGCTATACCGGCAGATATATTTTACTGGGATTGAGGCGGTGGCGGGCATATCCGCTGTGGGAGTTCTAATTGGTATTGTCATCATCACCCAGGCCGCAAATATCGTCGGACTTAATGCGGTACTTGTCGGGAAAGCCCTTGTATGGATAGTAATCAGGGAACTTGGTCCGCTTTTTTCAGCCATAATAATTATCATCAGGAGTAGCACCGCTGTAGCCTCAGAGTTAGGTTCCATGCAGGTAAATGGGGAAGTGCGTTCCTTGAGGTTTATGGGCATTGACCCGATAGGCTACCTCATTATGCCAAGAGTAGTGGGGTTAACTCTTTGTGTATATGTGCTTAGTTTTTATTTTCAGTTAGCGGCCATTTTTGGCGGTCTTATACTCTCCTCGCTTTTTCTGGATATCCGATTTCTACAGCAATTGGGGAATATATTTTCTGTTCTCGGTCTATTAGAAATTTTTATTTCGTTCATCAAGAGTCTTTTGTTCGGGCTTCTTATCGCATCCTCCTCGTGCTATCATGGGTTAAGGGTCAGGTCTTCTATAACCGAAATCCCCCAGGCAACCACGCATGCGGTAATGCAGAGCCTGATTTTCATACTGTTATTTGACGGGATTATTACGGTGGTCCTTTTTATATGATCAGGTTTGAAAATGTTACCTTAAGGCCATTTAGTGGTCTGAATTTTGAGATAAAATCAGGCCGGTTGTGCAGGATTCTGACGGAATCTGATTTCGAGAAGAGCCTTATAATCCAGGGAATTATTGGCGGTATACAGCCGGAGAGCGGTAGGGTGTTTCTTTTCGGTCAGGACCTGTGGTCTGTTGGGAAGGGTGAGATCTTCACCCTTTTTAGAAAAATAGGCATGGTGCTGGATAATGGAGGAATAATCAGTAACCTTAAGGTTGGGGAGAACATAATACTTCCGACATGGTATCATAAAAGTCAGAAGCTCTCAGATGCCTGGAGAAGAGTGCGTGATATTTACACTGAATTGGGCTTTGAAGCATTGAGGCTTTCCGAATACCTGGGGGAGTCTCCTGGATCACTGCCTGCTTATGAGAAGAGGATTATGGCTCTGGTGCGAGCCATGCTCATGGAGCCCGAACTTATGATCTATGACGCACTGCTTGAAGGAATGGACAATGAGACTGCGAGAAAAGTGCTCCGAATTACCGAGAAATTTCACAGTGCGAAACAAGAAAGGACGTCAGTTTTTATCAGCTCCGATGAACAATCACTCAAAGATGTCCGGGCTGACAAAACCGTCTGGTTGTTAAAAGGAGGCCAAGCCGGGTGAGTGATATACAGACAAAAGACCTTAGATTTGTCCATCTGGAAAGAAAGGTCGGCATTTTTATCCTGGTCGCTTTTGTGGGCCTGGCCGCGGTCATCACCATGATTGGGATACAGCAGGACCTTTTTACCCCAAAGACCAGAATCTATTTCATCACCGAGAGTGGGACCGACCTTAGCGACGGTCAGATCGTGAAATTTCGAGGGTTCAAGATAGGCAAGGTTAAAAAGGTTTCAATGAACAATCAGGGAAAAGTCGAAGTCAAGCTTGCTATAAACAACCATTACATGAAATGGATAAGGATAGACTCACGCGCCCGGCTCGTAAAGGAGGGATTCATCGGAGACTCTATCATTGAGATCACACCGGGCTCACCTGCAAAGAGAGGGGTGGAAGAGGGTGGCAGAATCGCTTTCGAAAGAGAAAGGGGCCTCAGCGAACTGGCCGAACAAATAAGGGATCAGGTAACCCCGGTCATCGAGGATATTAAAAAGATAATTAA
Proteins encoded:
- a CDS encoding ATP-binding cassette domain-containing protein, which gives rise to MIRFENVTLRPFSGLNFEIKSGRLCRILTESDFEKSLIIQGIIGGIQPESGRVFLFGQDLWSVGKGEIFTLFRKIGMVLDNGGIISNLKVGENIILPTWYHKSQKLSDAWRRVRDIYTELGFEALRLSEYLGESPGSLPAYEKRIMALVRAMLMEPELMIYDALLEGMDNETARKVLRITEKFHSAKQERTSVFISSDEQSLKDVRADKTVWLLKGGQAG
- a CDS encoding ABC transporter permease is translated as MRAVLEIINVEKTGRSAINAFIYSKGTYDLFFHSLRSLRALRLAPVRQVLYRQIYFTGIEAVAGISAVGVLIGIVIITQAANIVGLNAVLVGKALVWIVIRELGPLFSAIIIIIRSSTAVASELGSMQVNGEVRSLRFMGIDPIGYLIMPRVVGLTLCVYVLSFYFQLAAIFGGLILSSLFLDIRFLQQLGNIFSVLGLLEIFISFIKSLLFGLLIASSSCYHGLRVRSSITEIPQATTHAVMQSLIFILLFDGIITVVLFI